In a genomic window of Quercus lobata isolate SW786 chromosome 4, ValleyOak3.0 Primary Assembly, whole genome shotgun sequence:
- the LOC115984087 gene encoding protein CHROMOSOME TRANSMISSION FIDELITY 7-like encodes MQAKITTFFKNPISTSIAPKSPDPPPIFDELTIWENKQHQFFNTYSRRAQNPDSNKGSIGDILVKKPNSDNLRSIAKSKSSERAIKTNKKRTYAQLHLDLGQSDFNLHTCSTCGVKYAPGEEEDEKAHKGFHRDYTLGIPFKGWCSERVVPMPSIEGGRIVLVLDCDPVAHRSKVEEVVKMMEIDLGSGWIFHKSCKVYLFISSQRIVGCLLAEPIKQAFKVCSCSSNGGSEGTSAKEVARQSSTSLQFGDISFKREVKKRTRSVNSSEVLDGNLNGAIICENEGVPAVCGIRAIWVTPSNRRKHIASQLLDAVRMSFCMGSVLELPQLALSQPTSAGKALASNYFSTGSFLVYKTYSLNSQMVN; translated from the exons ATGCAAGCTAAGATCACTACTTTCTTCAAAAACCCAATTTCTACTTCTATAGCACCCAAGTCTCCAGACCCACCTCCCATTTTTGACGAACTCACCATCTGGGAGAACAAACAGCACCAATTCTTCAATACCTACTCACGCAGAGCTCAAAACCCAGATAG TAACAAAGGGTCAATCGGTGACATACTAGTGAAGAAACCCAATTCAGATAATTTGCGTTCAATAGCGAAATCGAAGAGTTCTGAAAGAGCAATTAAGACGAACAAGAAGAGAACTTATGCACAGTTGCATTTGGATTTGGGTCAGTCTGATTTTAATTTACACACATGTTCAACATGTGGGGTCAAGTATGCTCCTGGAGAGGAAGAGGATGAGAAGGCTCACAAGGGATTTCATAGAGACTATACCCTTGGGATTCCATTCAAG ggTTGGTGCAGTGAAAGGGTTGTCCCTATGCCTTCAATTGAAGGTGGTCGAATCGTTTTGGTGTTAGATTGTGATCCTGTTGCACATAGGAGCAAG GTGGAGGAAGTGGTAAAAATGATGGAGATTGATCTTGGAAGTGGATGGATTTTCCATAAGAGTTGTAAG GTGTATCTGTTTATTTCCTCCCAAAGGATTGTAGGTTGCCTACTTGCAGAACCAATAAAACAAGCATTCAAAGTTTGCTCATGCTCATCGAATGGGGGATCTGAGGGCACTTCTGCCAAGGAAGTGGCAAGACAAAGTTCAACCTCCCTCCAATTTGGGGATATCAGTTTTAAAAGGGAAGTCAAGAAAAGAACCCGTTCTGTTAATAGTTCTGAGGTTTTGGATGGGAATCTCAATGGAGCAATCATTTGTGAAAACGAAGGGGTACCAGCTGTCTGTGGCATTAGAGCTATTTGGGTCACTCCCTCTAACAGAAGAAAGCACATAGCTAGCCAATTACTGGATGCTGTGAG GATGAGTTTCTGCATGGGTTCTGTTCTTGAACTCCCTCAACTGGCACTCTCTCAGCCAACCTCAGCTGGAAAGGCACTGGCATCCAATTATTTTAGCACTGGATCTTTCTTGGTGTACAAAACCTACAGTCTAAACTCACAGATGgttaattaa